From the Saimiri boliviensis isolate mSaiBol1 chromosome X, mSaiBol1.pri, whole genome shotgun sequence genome, one window contains:
- the HAPSTR2 gene encoding HUWE1-associated protein modifying stress responses 2, with product MEEQQKEGEAEVAEHWFSKWERQCLAEAEQEEQLPPELEEEAAAELAGLKSEKQKLWHLFQISATAVAQLYKDSGCQQPGLSMWDPFQNAAMAVTSLYKESGDAHQRSFDLGVQVGHQRRIKDVLEWVKKGRSTIRREDLISFLCGKVPPAPPPPRTPRTPPKPPTGAASQAVATESSSSVDADLQPFQEAIALHGLSGAMAGISMRSADSPQDSGVASSGRRKSSFLEDDLNPFNSEELALHLDSGGIRKRTSAQCGDGITDSPNQKRNRMV from the coding sequence ATGGAGGAGCAGCAGAAGGAGGGCGAGGCCGAGGTCGCGGAGCACTGGTTTTCCAAGTGGGAACGCCAGTGCCTGGCTGAGGCCGAGCAGGAGGAGCAGCTGCCTCCCgagctggaggaggaggcggcTGCAGAGTTGGCGGGGCTCAAGAGCGAGAAGCAGAAGCTGTGGCACCTCTTCCAGATCTCCGCCACCGCCGTTGCTCAGCTTTACAAGGATTCTGGGTGTCAACAGCCAGGACTTTCCATGTGGGACCCCTTCCAGAATGCAGCCATGGCTGTGACCAGCCTTTACAAAGAGAGCGGGGATGCCCACCAACGAAGTTTTGACTTGGGTGTCCAGGTTGGCCACCAGCGTCGCATCAAAGATGTGCTGGAGTGGGTGAAAAAGGGCCGAAGCACCATTCGTCGCGAAGACTTGATTAGCTTCCTGTGTGGCAAAGTGCCCCCTGCTCCTCCTCCGCCTCGCACTCCTAGAACACCTCCTAAGCCACCCACTGGGGCCGCCAGCCAAGCTGTGGCAACTGAGTCCAGCTCATCGGTGGACGCCGACCTGCAGCCCTTCCAGGAGGCGATCGCCCTGCACGGCCTCAGTGGCGCAATGGCCGGCATCAGCATGAGATCGGCTGACTCGCCTCAAGACAGCGGTGTCGCCAGCAGTGGGCGCCGAAAAAGTAGCTTCTTGGAGGACGACTTGAATCCCTTCAACTCAGAGGAACTGGCCCTCCACCTGGACAGTGGGGGGATCCGCAAGCGCACCTCGGCCCAGTGCGGTGATGGCATCACAGACTCCCCAAACCAAAAGCGCAACCGAATGGTCTAA